From Pedobacter indicus, a single genomic window includes:
- a CDS encoding (Fe-S)-binding protein → MTKNNTVEVFIPCFIDQLYPQTAFNTIKVLERAGCEVIYNPEQTCCGQPAYNAGFFDEAKGVGTKFLNDFTENRSIVSPSASCTGMVKNGYNALFTNTMVHNKCRNIQSNIYELSDYLINVLKKDYFGAELEGRAVYHDSCSGLRDCHIKEEPRQLLSKVDGLELVEMRDTDVCCGFGGTFAVKFDSISSAMAEQKVHNALEMDADYIISTDVSCLLNLQAYIDKHNLPIKTMHIADVLAHGWANI, encoded by the coding sequence ATGACAAAAAACAATACTGTAGAAGTTTTCATTCCTTGTTTTATTGATCAATTGTATCCGCAGACGGCTTTTAATACCATTAAAGTTTTAGAAAGAGCTGGTTGCGAAGTGATTTATAATCCTGAACAAACTTGTTGCGGTCAACCTGCCTATAATGCTGGCTTCTTTGATGAAGCAAAAGGTGTCGGAACAAAATTTCTGAATGATTTTACTGAAAACAGATCGATTGTCTCACCTTCTGCGTCCTGTACAGGAATGGTTAAGAACGGTTATAATGCATTGTTTACCAATACCATGGTGCATAATAAATGTCGCAACATCCAAAGTAATATTTACGAATTGTCAGACTACCTCATCAACGTTTTAAAAAAGGATTATTTTGGAGCGGAACTCGAGGGCAGAGCGGTCTATCATGATTCCTGTTCGGGTTTACGGGACTGTCACATTAAAGAAGAGCCGAGACAGTTGCTGTCTAAGGTAGACGGTCTCGAGTTGGTTGAAATGAGAGACACAGATGTTTGTTGTGGGTTCGGAGGTACTTTTGCCGTTAAATTTGATTCGATATCTTCCGCTATGGCCGAGCAAAAAGTTCACAACGCTCTAGAAATGGACGCAGACTATATTATATCGACAGATGTCTCATGCCTATTGAATTTGCAAGCATACATAGATAAACATAATTTACCCATCAAAACCATGCATATAGCAGATGTTTTAGCGCATGGTTGGGCTAACATATAA